A genomic region of Desulfosarcina ovata subsp. ovata contains the following coding sequences:
- a CDS encoding type II toxin-antitoxin system PemK/MazF family toxin, with protein MNIKRGEIHLAALDPTIGREIAKTRPVVIVSNDVNNQYSGTITVLPITSKNLKKIYPFEAILSKGSGNLPKNSKVKADQIRTLDKHRIIKRIGRLSDGDMVGVDTALKIHLGI; from the coding sequence ATGAATATTAAACGGGGAGAAATTCATTTGGCCGCTCTGGACCCGACTATTGGTCGGGAAATTGCTAAAACAAGGCCCGTCGTGATCGTTTCAAATGATGTTAACAATCAATATTCCGGGACAATTACTGTTCTCCCGATCACTTCAAAAAATTTAAAAAAAATCTATCCATTCGAGGCGATTCTCTCCAAGGGTTCCGGAAATCTTCCCAAAAACTCAAAGGTAAAAGCAGATCAGATACGCACCCTCGACAAACATAGGATTATAAAACGCATTGGCCGGTTAAGCGATGGAGACATGGTCGGTGTCGATACTGCCCTAAAAATACATCTTGGAATTTAA
- a CDS encoding transposase translates to MEGEVLMPRVSRMIVQNQTAVYHVMSRTALDGFPLEAFEKDYLLGLIKRMSSLFFTEVFGFTLMDNHFHLLVKMLPEHEFTDEAVKERLVQFYGEKRAVAWEGRLPFVRQKLASLSEFMREIKVNFTRFYNKRHGRRGYFWGDRFKSVIVEEGETLINCLAYIDLNPVRAGIVERPEDYRWNSLGYHIQTNNKENFLSTDFGLKQFSVNGEKERVRLYRQYVYETGAIPQADKPYTKTIPEKIVTEERERNFEIGRKERFLYRTRYFTDSGIIGSREFVSGTYQQFKHLFQSKHEKKPKSVKGLDGVFSLKRLSEII, encoded by the coding sequence ATGGAAGGAGAGGTCCTCATGCCGCGTGTATCCCGAATGATTGTGCAAAATCAGACAGCAGTTTATCATGTAATGTCCAGAACTGCGCTGGATGGATTTCCGCTGGAGGCTTTCGAGAAAGATTATCTGCTGGGTCTGATCAAACGGATGAGCAGTTTGTTTTTCACTGAAGTCTTTGGGTTCACCCTGATGGATAATCATTTCCACCTGCTGGTTAAGATGCTTCCTGAGCACGAATTCACAGATGAGGCGGTGAAAGAACGGTTAGTTCAATTTTATGGTGAAAAGAGGGCTGTGGCCTGGGAAGGACGGTTGCCGTTTGTTCGTCAAAAGCTTGCCAGTCTTTCCGAATTCATGCGCGAAATCAAAGTCAATTTCACCCGGTTTTACAATAAACGCCATGGCCGCCGAGGCTACTTTTGGGGCGATCGGTTCAAAAGCGTGATTGTAGAGGAGGGCGAGACACTCATCAATTGTCTGGCCTACATTGACCTCAATCCGGTACGGGCCGGTATCGTGGAACGTCCGGAGGATTACCGTTGGAATTCGCTCGGATACCATATTCAGACGAACAACAAAGAAAATTTCCTGTCCACCGATTTCGGCTTGAAGCAATTCAGTGTTAACGGTGAAAAAGAGAGGGTGCGGCTTTACCGGCAATATGTGTATGAAACCGGAGCGATCCCGCAAGCGGACAAGCCCTATACCAAGACGATACCGGAAAAAATCGTAACCGAAGAACGAGAACGGAACTTCGAGATTGGTCGTAAGGAACGGTTTTTATACCGGACGCGGTATTTCACGGATTCCGGGATTATTGGATCGCGGGAATTCGTGTCTGGTACCTACCAGCAATTTAAACATCTTTTCCAATCCAAGCATGAGAAGAAACCCAAGTCGGTGAAGGGGTTGGATGGGGTGTTTTCTTTGAAGCGGCTCTCAGAAATTATTTAG
- a CDS encoding DUF2442 domain-containing protein, giving the protein MATLAVKKDVPHAVSVFIDEDTLTVELEDGRTVSVPIAWYPRLLHASKEERANWRLIGKGHGIHWENVDEDISVESILTGKPSGESQASLKKWLENRNK; this is encoded by the coding sequence ATGGCTACTTTGGCAGTTAAAAAGGATGTTCCCCATGCTGTAAGTGTGTTTATTGACGAAGATACGCTTACTGTCGAACTGGAGGACGGTCGAACAGTATCAGTGCCGATTGCATGGTATCCGAGATTGCTGCACGCAAGCAAGGAGGAACGGGCGAATTGGCGCCTAATTGGAAAAGGGCATGGCATTCACTGGGAAAACGTTGATGAAGACATTAGTGTTGAAAGTATATTGACCGGCAAACCATCCGGAGAAAGCCAGGCTTCTTTGAAAAAATGGCTTGAAAATAGAAATAAATAA
- a CDS encoding DUF4160 domain-containing protein, which yields MPTIFRYGPYRFFFYSGDRVEPMHVHIEAEDNIAKIWLDPIRLENSGGFNRSEMGRILNIIREHQIELMEAWNGYFGS from the coding sequence ATGCCAACAATATTCAGATATGGACCATATCGTTTTTTCTTTTATTCCGGTGACCGTGTTGAGCCTATGCATGTACACATCGAAGCAGAGGATAATATTGCCAAAATCTGGCTTGACCCAATCAGACTTGAAAATAGTGGAGGATTCAATCGATCCGAAATGGGTCGTATTTTGAACATCATAAGAGAGCACCAAATTGAATTGATGGAGGCTTGGAATGGCTACTTTGGCAGTTAA